GCCGGTGAGCCAGATATCAGTCGCGCGGAAGTGGGAGAAGTTCGGGGAAGGATAACCGACCGACTGAACGATGGACACATGCCCTTCGTCGTACATTTGCTTAATGCCGGTCATCGCCGGGTGGATGCCCGTTTTGGTATTGCCTGCCAGCCGCAGCACACGCCCTTCCGGGATCGCGATATTCCTGCGCGCCGTTTCATACTTGCTGTACTGGTCGAGCGGGATCACCATGTTCAGCCCGTCGTTGCCGCCGTTCAGCTGGATCATTACCAGCACATGATCGTTGTCGAGCGCGGTTTTTTCAAGCGCGGCGAGGAAAGGTGAAGCGGCAAAAGCTTTGATGGAAAAGCCGTTGATAAAGGTAGGCAGGATAGATGCCGGGGCGGTATATCTGAGGAAATCTCTGCGTTTCATAATTAGGTTTTCAACGTGATCAGGCCAGGTGGTATTCCGACAGGTTCATGATGGTTTTGTAAAGCGCTTTTAGCATGTCTGTTACGAGCGCCTTTTGCATCGTATCGCCCGGGTTGGAAATGTATTGATCCCAGGCTTGCGTCCAGTAGTAATCCTGTTCCTGGTCCTTGAGCAGGATTTTATCTTTCAGATATGTTTTCATGGCGCCGGACAGATCCATCCGGTAGAGGATGGCCAGTGCGTCGTTGATAAGGTGCACGGGGTTGCCGGGGTCCGGAAGTTGCTGGGTGAACACCAGCGGGTCGATCTGCAGGCGCTGGCCCATGGAATTGTAACCCGTGGTGATCATCTGGTCGGCCAGGAAATTCCTTTTCGGCAGCGTGTCGGTATTGATCCAAAGTTCGTGGAACTGGGGCGCGAGGTAGTACGCATCCCACCCGGAAACGCCCGGCGGATCGCCGATATTTTGCTGCTGGCTGCCTGCGGCGGATTGCAGGGAACGCCACTGCGCGTATGCATTCATGTAATCCGTTGCCGGCGCGAACTTCACGCCGAACTCCCGGCACATGCCCACCGTATAATCGACGGGACTTTTAATCAGGCACGACATATTCGCGGGATCGTAAAAATGCTCGCTTTTGAAAAGCGCGGATAACACGGGGCGGATATCATAATTCGCCTGCCTGAAAATATCCGCCAGCGGCGTGATCACGTCGGCTTCCGCGGTGGAATCCACTTCGTAATAAATGAAGAACTGGTACAGTTTGCGGCAGATGAACTTCGCGACTTCCTGTTGCGCGAAGATGATATTGAGCATATCGTCCAGCTCGGTGGTACCCGCCATACCGGTTTTGCCGGTGATGACTTTATTGGAGAACCAGTTGGAGAACTGTTTGTTTTCTACGTCGTGTTTGGTGGGATCGAAATAGCTGCTGATGTTGACCTTGTCCACTTTGTACCCAGTGAGCACATGCGCCGCGGCGCGAACGTCTTCTTCCTGGTAAAGTGAATCGGGGCCTTTGCCGCAGGTGAAAAGTTCGAGTAGTTCGCGGGCGTAGTTTTCGTCGGCGGCGGTTTTCTCGTTGAGATAACCGTTGAGGTAGACGAGCATGGCCGGGTCGATGGTCACCGCTTTGGTGAGGGCTTTGAAATTGCCCAGTGCATGCGACCGCAACATGGCATTGTGCGCGTACATGAAGCGGGCATCTTGTACGATATTGGTTTCGGTGGCGAAATGGTTATGCCAGAAAAGCACCATCTTTTCGTGGATGGAGCGGCTTTGATTGAGCATGAGGCCCGTCCACCAGGCTTTGTAGCTGTACCTGCGATGGTCGTTAAGGTCTTCGTCTCCTTCGGGGGCCGTAACCCAGGTAGCGCCCGGCACAACGCCGGTGGGGTCTACATAGCCGCCGGTCTGGTAGCTGTTGACGGGCGGTGCGGGTGTGGCGGCAATGGGAACGAGAAGGGCGTCTACCGCCTGGTTCATGCTCATGCCTGCGAAATGGCTCACGTCTGCCGGCGCTGCGCCGAACATGGCGCGCTTCAGCAGGTGAACGACCTGCGCGGTGCCCCAGGTGCCCGTATAAGGCGATATGCCGGTGAAAGTCCGGGCAGCTTTGACAGGAGCGGCTTTGCGGGAGGAGTTGAGTGTCAGAAACGATCTGCGGTCCATCGGGGATACGGTTAAAAAGCGGTCAAATGTTGCATATGAAACTGCCGGAAAAACAACCACAGCAGCCAATTCTGCATCCAAATTAGTAAAAACTTTAATTCAATTGTATTATTTTATATGAATCTGACGGCAAAAAAGCGGTTAACCTGCCGGAAGCCGAAGATGAAAAATGAAAAAGCCGCCGAAGTGAGTGACACAACGGCGGCTGTTAGTTGATGACAAGCTGGATATTAAAAAATCATTCCGGCGGGATCAGGCGAGGTTTTCGATAATGCCCGCGATTCCCTGGCCGCCGCCTACGCAGGCGGTTACGATGCCGTATTTTTTCTTGAGGCGCTGCATATCGTTGAGCAGCTGGATGGTGAGCTTGGTACCGGTGCAGCCGAGCGGATGCCCCAGCGCAATGGCGCCCCCGTTGATGTTCACGATCTCCGGATCGAGGCCCAGCTCACGGATCACGGCGATCGACTGCGAAGCGAACGCCTCGTTCAGTTCGATCAGCTCGATGTCGCCGAGCGATTTACCCGCCTGGCGCAGCACTTTGGGCACCGCGGCCACCGGGCCTATGCCCATGATCCGTGGATGAACGCCCGCCGAAGCGCAGGCTACCAGCCGGCCGATGGGTTGGAGGTTCAGTTCTTTCACCATTTTCTCACCCATGACGATCACGAAGGCCGCGCCGTCGCTCGTTTGGGAAGAGTTGCCCGCCGTCACCGAACCACCGGCGGCAAACACCGGTTTCAGCTTGCCGAGCGCATCGATGGAAGTATCGCCGCGCGGACCTTCATCCGTATCTACCACCCAGGATTTCGACTGTTTCTTGCCTTTTTCGTTCACGAACACATCCTCCACCGTAATGGGCAGGATGCCGGGTTTGAAAAAGCCGCTCTTGATGGCGTTGATGGCTTTCAGGTGCGACTGCAGGCTGAATTGATCCTGTTCTTCGCGGCTGACGTTATATTCTTTGGCCACCGCTTCCGCGGTGAGGCCCATGCTGAGGTAATAATCGGGGGTGGTGGTAGCCACGCTGTAGGCGGGAACGGTCTTCCAGCCGGCGGTGGGTACGAGGCTCATGCTTTCGGTCCCTCCGGCGATGATGCAATCGGCCTGTCCGCTGCGGATCTTCGCGGTGGCGATGGCGATGGTTTCGAGGCCGGAAGCGCAATACCGGTTGACGGTCATACCCGGCACATCGATCCCCAGCGCGCGCACGCTGATCATCCGGCCGATCTGGAGGCCCTGTTCGGCTTCCGGCACCGCATTACCTACAATCAGATCATCAACCCGGTTGGGATCGAGCTGCGGAACGGCGCCCAGCAACCCTTTGATCACGTCTACAGCCAGATCGTCGGGCCGGTAAAACCTGAACCCGCCTTTCTTCGATTTCGTCACCGCCGTTCTGTATCCTGCTACGATATATGCGTCTTGCATGGTTATCTCCTTTTGTTTGGTATTCTCCAAATTTAAGGAATTCCAGCCTTATTTGACCGGTATCTCCAGGTATGTCACGGAAACGCCGGCAAATATGCCGTAACCCTTACCCACATTGGTGTAGACGCTTGCCGGCTCCCCGAGGAAGTTGCCATTGACGGTTTCCTGGAGCTCCAGCGATTTCAGGTATTGCCAGCTGGCGGACGTGAGGCCGGTCACCTCCAGCAGCAGCACTTCGTCTTTTACCAACACCTGCCGCGTCTGGAATACCACAAGGATTTCCCGCCCGTCGAACCGCTCATCGGGGATAAGGCTGGATTCGTGGTACGTTTCGGTGATCATGTCGGTAAAACTGTTGTTGTAGGAAGGATCGAAACGGTAACCCCTGCGTTCTGCGGGCACATAGCGGCCGTCGCCGAGCTTTTTCGCCTTGTACAGGCGAATCCTGTAGCGGTCGGGCCCCGGCATGTCCGACAAATACACCTTCACGCGGTTGCCGCCCTCCTGGGCAAAAGGCTCGCGCAGCAACGGCCGCCGCGGCAGCGTATCTTCCGCCGTCACAGCAGGCAACCCGGCAGCACTTACTTCCAGCTGGTACTTTACGCCCGCCGCCACTTTCGTTGCAGACACATAATACCCTTTCCCACCGATCTCCTGGTATTGCAAATCCATTGGCGCATCACCGGCCATCAACCTGATGGCTGCATTCCTGATTTCCGGGAAAGTAGTGGCCCCAGGCGGCTGCGAACGGGTCAGGCGCAAATACACCACGCTATCTTCCTGCATCAGGCTGTTCACCACGATGCGGTCGCCTTCGTATTCCACCGATATATCTGCCGACCTCTCACAAGCAGCCAGTGCGGCTATGGCGATGAATAGAAATATCTTTTTCATATCAGAATTTTACCGACCACGATACGCTCGGCAGCACCGGCAGGATGCTCATCATCGTTAGCTGGCGCCGCTGCAGTTCCGGGTTGTGCTTATAGTAATACAAAAACGGGTTCTTCTGGTTATAGATGTTGTATAATCCGAACGTCAGCGTGTACCGCGCCACCTTCCGTTGCTTTACGTACGTTGCGTTCAGATCCAGGCGGTGCACGTCCTGCATGCGAACGGTGTATTGATCCCGATAGACGTCCACCGGGTCCAAAACATCCGGCGGCAGCGGTGCGTTCGGCGAAGGCTCTGTGATCATTTCGTAGCTCGACACCGGCAAAGTCAGCGGCAGGCCGCTCGCAAATTGCCATTGCGCCGACACCTCCCATCGTTTCCCAATCTGCTGCGACAGCATTACTTCCAGCTCGTGGCGGCGATCGTATTTGTATGGAAAAACGCGGCCCTGGTTGATGTTCGGGAACGAGCGGCGGCTCCATGCCAGCGTGTAACCGATCCAGCCTTTGAAGCGATCCTGCTTTTTCTGAATAAGCGCTTCCATGCCATAACTCCAGCCGCGGCCTACCACCACCAGGTCTTCCCAGCTTTTGGTGGCCGCACTGAAATCCGCCGTCTGCTCCTGGTACTGGATCACATTTTCCATCCGCTTGTAATACCCTTCCACCGACATCTCGTATCGGTTGCCGTTCGTGGTTTTGGCCAGTCCCAGCGCCAGTTGCTGCGAATGCATGGGCGGCACTTTGTTTGTAGCCGCCACCCAGAGGTCGGTCGGTAAAAAAGTAGCCGCGTGGTTGGTGAGCAGGTGAATGTATTGGGTCATGACCGTGTAAGACATTTTCAGCGCCCACCGCCGCGGCAGCATATAGCGGAAGCCGAGGCGCGGCTGGATGGAGGTATACGCCCTTCCCTCGACCAGGAAAGCCGACCCGTGCACACCGAGGTTCAGGTGCATGGAGTCTCGGATTTTCCAGTCGTTTTCGAAATACAAAGACAATTCCACGCCGCCATGCGTCTGATCGTTGTAGGTAGTGTCTGTCAGTTGCATGTCGTCAGATACGTTATTGAACGCCGCAATGCCTGGCCTGAACACATGCCAGGTGCCCTGCCCGCCGAAGCGGATCACATGTTGCGGGTTGGGGCGGTAGTCGAAATCGATCTTGGCGCCCAGGTTGTCGACCTTGGAATAATACCGGCCGAAAGCGTTGTCGTTTTCCCGGACCTGCGGCGTATCGAGCGCCATGTATTTGTAGCGGTAATCCGTATTGAAGTAAAACTGCGAGTAATTGACCGTTACGTTGGAAAACAGGCGGGGATTGAAGATGTGGTTCCAGCGGATGGCATACGCCTGGTTGCCCCAGCCCATCCGGAAGCGCATTTCCTCATGATATTTCTTCGCCGATCCCTGCATCGAATCGAAAGTTTCGTTGCGATGCATGGTGAGATTATCTTTCCCGCCGTACCCGCTGAGGTAGATGCGATCCTTTGGCGAAAAGATATGATTGATCTTGAAATTTGCGTCGTAGAAATAGGCCCAGAATTCGCCTTCTTCCCCTAGCTTCAATTCCTTATTGGCGATTTCCTGCATAATCAGATCGGCATAAGTACGACGGCCGGTGAACATGTAAGATGTTTTCCCCTTGACGATCGGGCCTTCCACCGCCACGCGCGACGCAAGCAGCCCGAGAGTGATTTCGTAATGATCATTGTACATATCGCCATCCTTCATCGAAATATCCACCACCGAAGATAAACGCCCGCCGTAACGCGCCGGGAAAGCGCCTTTGTAGAGGTCTACATTTTTAATTACATCCGGGTTGAAGACGGAAAAAACCCCGAACAGATGGCTGGAATTGTAAACAGGCGTGCCATCGAGCAGGATGAGATTCTGGTCCGGGCTTCCGCCCCTGACGTGAATCCCGCTCGTGCCTTCCATCCCCCCGCTCACGCCGGGCATGGCCTGGATGGATTTGAGCACATCGGCTTCGCCGAGAACGCGGGGCATGGTTTTGGTCTGCGCCATGTTGATGTTGACCTTGCTCATCTGCGTTTGGTCCTGCAGCCGGGGGAGCGCTTCGGTCACTTCCACTTCTTTCAGGGTGTTGGAAGGGCTGAGTTTGAAGTTCAGCTGCCGGTTGTCGCGCCCCGGAACGGGCATCTGCATGGCATTGTATCCTGTGTAGGAAACGAAGAGCGACAGCGTGTCGCGGAGGGAAGTGAAACTGTAGAATCCGTATGCGTTGGTGACGGTGCCGGCTTTGAGATGCGGGGCGTAGACGGTGGCCCCGATGAGTTTTTCGCCGGTGGATGCGTCTTCCACATATCCGCTGATGGTCCGTTGGAACGAAGACTGCGCGGCGAGCACCAGTTGCCCGCCGATGCGGCGGTATTGGATGCCGTTGTCGCCGAAGAGCTGGTCGAGCACCTGCCACAGGGGCATATCACGGACGCTAAGCGTCACGCGGCGGTTGAGGTTTACCACGTCGCGGCTGTAGCTGAATGGAATACCGTATGTTTTTTCCAGATGGTCACAATACACGTAAAGGGGCTGATCTTCAAGGGAGACCGAGATCCGGGTGCGCCAGTTCCATGCGAACACCTGCAGGGGGAGCATTGCCAGCAGCAATAATCCCGGCAGGACTTTCTTCATTTTGCAAGCAATTAACTATGACAAATAACGGTTACAAAGGTTGCAGCATATAGCTTCCCGGCGTCGGTGATTCCACGGATGCGGATACCATATATGCCAGGGCGTCTATCACTTCTTCAACTGACTCTCCGGAAAAGTGGACGGTGATCCGTTTTTCCAGCATCGCGGGGTCGGCGACGGAGATGTTGACATGATACCTCTTTTCCACTGTTTCCAGGACAAGGCCGAAAGGAACGTCCCTGAACACCATCGGGTGATCTGACTGGCCCGACGACACTTCGAATCCGCCATCCGCACCGTTTCTTCTGAGGCTCATGCCCTGTGTCATCACCACGGGTTCGCCGAGCGAGGGGTCCGTCACCTGTATTTTACCGCTTTCCACCTGGATGAACAGGGTGGTGTCGAAAGATACGGAGAACCGGGTGCCCAGTACTTTGATTTCTGTACCGCCCGCTTCCACGATGAACGGCTTCCCGGCGGCGGGGGCGATATCGAAATCGGCTTTGCCCGACATGCGAACACGGCGTTCCGCTTCCCCGAAGTCATCATCCACCGTCAGCGTGCTGTTGCCGGCGAGCTGGACGCGGCTGCCGTCGTTCAGGGCGGCGGTTTGGCCGCCGGAGAACGATTGTTCGCCTGCACCGAGGCGCTTCAGTCCCCAGAAGCCCGCCATCAGCAGCACGGCAACTGTTGCCGCGGCTATCCACCAGGTGTTTTTCCGGCGGAGGGGCACGATATCCGCTTCCGGGGCTGCCGTTGCCGGCTGAGCGGTAACGGTGGCGCGGAGGCGGTCCCAACTGCTGCCGGTACTGATGCCGAAATCACGAATCGCCGGGGCGGGGGCCTCCAGCAGCCGTTGGATGGCGGCAAGCGCGGCCTCGTTGGCCGGCCCTTCCTTCCGCCATGCATCCACCCATGCGCGTTCCGGGGCTTCCGCCTCGTTCAGCAGGTACTTGCACAACAG
Above is a genomic segment from Chitinophaga pollutisoli containing:
- a CDS encoding DUF1800 domain-containing protein; translation: MDRRSFLTLNSSRKAAPVKAARTFTGISPYTGTWGTAQVVHLLKRAMFGAAPADVSHFAGMSMNQAVDALLVPIAATPAPPVNSYQTGGYVDPTGVVPGATWVTAPEGDEDLNDHRRYSYKAWWTGLMLNQSRSIHEKMVLFWHNHFATETNIVQDARFMYAHNAMLRSHALGNFKALTKAVTIDPAMLVYLNGYLNEKTAADENYARELLELFTCGKGPDSLYQEEDVRAAAHVLTGYKVDKVNISSYFDPTKHDVENKQFSNWFSNKVITGKTGMAGTTELDDMLNIIFAQQEVAKFICRKLYQFFIYYEVDSTAEADVITPLADIFRQANYDIRPVLSALFKSEHFYDPANMSCLIKSPVDYTVGMCREFGVKFAPATDYMNAYAQWRSLQSAAGSQQQNIGDPPGVSGWDAYYLAPQFHELWINTDTLPKRNFLADQMITTGYNSMGQRLQIDPLVFTQQLPDPGNPVHLINDALAILYRMDLSGAMKTYLKDKILLKDQEQDYYWTQAWDQYISNPGDTMQKALVTDMLKALYKTIMNLSEYHLA
- a CDS encoding acetyl-CoA C-acyltransferase; the encoded protein is MQDAYIVAGYRTAVTKSKKGGFRFYRPDDLAVDVIKGLLGAVPQLDPNRVDDLIVGNAVPEAEQGLQIGRMISVRALGIDVPGMTVNRYCASGLETIAIATAKIRSGQADCIIAGGTESMSLVPTAGWKTVPAYSVATTTPDYYLSMGLTAEAVAKEYNVSREEQDQFSLQSHLKAINAIKSGFFKPGILPITVEDVFVNEKGKKQSKSWVVDTDEGPRGDTSIDALGKLKPVFAAGGSVTAGNSSQTSDGAAFVIVMGEKMVKELNLQPIGRLVACASAGVHPRIMGIGPVAAVPKVLRQAGKSLGDIELIELNEAFASQSIAVIRELGLDPEIVNINGGAIALGHPLGCTGTKLTIQLLNDMQRLKKKYGIVTACVGGGQGIAGIIENLA
- a CDS encoding DUF4249 domain-containing protein, which codes for MKKIFLFIAIAALAACERSADISVEYEGDRIVVNSLMQEDSVVYLRLTRSQPPGATTFPEIRNAAIRLMAGDAPMDLQYQEIGGKGYYVSATKVAAGVKYQLEVSAAGLPAVTAEDTLPRRPLLREPFAQEGGNRVKVYLSDMPGPDRYRIRLYKAKKLGDGRYVPAERRGYRFDPSYNNSFTDMITETYHESSLIPDERFDGREILVVFQTRQVLVKDEVLLLEVTGLTSASWQYLKSLELQETVNGNFLGEPASVYTNVGKGYGIFAGVSVTYLEIPVK
- a CDS encoding TonB-dependent receptor; amino-acid sequence: MKKVLPGLLLLAMLPLQVFAWNWRTRISVSLEDQPLYVYCDHLEKTYGIPFSYSRDVVNLNRRVTLSVRDMPLWQVLDQLFGDNGIQYRRIGGQLVLAAQSSFQRTISGYVEDASTGEKLIGATVYAPHLKAGTVTNAYGFYSFTSLRDTLSLFVSYTGYNAMQMPVPGRDNRQLNFKLSPSNTLKEVEVTEALPRLQDQTQMSKVNINMAQTKTMPRVLGEADVLKSIQAMPGVSGGMEGTSGIHVRGGSPDQNLILLDGTPVYNSSHLFGVFSVFNPDVIKNVDLYKGAFPARYGGRLSSVVDISMKDGDMYNDHYEITLGLLASRVAVEGPIVKGKTSYMFTGRRTYADLIMQEIANKELKLGEEGEFWAYFYDANFKINHIFSPKDRIYLSGYGGKDNLTMHRNETFDSMQGSAKKYHEEMRFRMGWGNQAYAIRWNHIFNPRLFSNVTVNYSQFYFNTDYRYKYMALDTPQVRENDNAFGRYYSKVDNLGAKIDFDYRPNPQHVIRFGGQGTWHVFRPGIAAFNNVSDDMQLTDTTYNDQTHGGVELSLYFENDWKIRDSMHLNLGVHGSAFLVEGRAYTSIQPRLGFRYMLPRRWALKMSYTVMTQYIHLLTNHAATFLPTDLWVAATNKVPPMHSQQLALGLAKTTNGNRYEMSVEGYYKRMENVIQYQEQTADFSAATKSWEDLVVVGRGWSYGMEALIQKKQDRFKGWIGYTLAWSRRSFPNINQGRVFPYKYDRRHELEVMLSQQIGKRWEVSAQWQFASGLPLTLPVSSYEMITEPSPNAPLPPDVLDPVDVYRDQYTVRMQDVHRLDLNATYVKQRKVARYTLTFGLYNIYNQKNPFLYYYKHNPELQRRQLTMMSILPVLPSVSWSVKF
- a CDS encoding FecR domain-containing protein translates to MSHLQPDEALYSLLCKYLLNEAEAPERAWVDAWRKEGPANEAALAAIQRLLEAPAPAIRDFGISTGSSWDRLRATVTAQPATAAPEADIVPLRRKNTWWIAAATVAVLLMAGFWGLKRLGAGEQSFSGGQTAALNDGSRVQLAGNSTLTVDDDFGEAERRVRMSGKADFDIAPAAGKPFIVEAGGTEIKVLGTRFSVSFDTTLFIQVESGKIQVTDPSLGEPVVMTQGMSLRRNGADGGFEVSSGQSDHPMVFRDVPFGLVLETVEKRYHVNISVADPAMLEKRITVHFSGESVEEVIDALAYMVSASVESPTPGSYMLQPL